Proteins co-encoded in one Leptospira dzoumogneensis genomic window:
- a CDS encoding DUF433 domain-containing protein: MSSNLLSRITLNPEVCHGKPTIRNQRYTVELILDLLSSGMSEDEIISDYPSIEKEDILACLEYASNLVKVKSIYKASA; encoded by the coding sequence GTGAGTTCAAATCTATTAAGTCGGATCACTTTAAATCCTGAAGTATGCCATGGGAAACCTACCATCCGGAACCAACGGTATACTGTTGAGCTTATACTTGACCTTTTATCTTCTGGAATGTCTGAAGATGAGATTATTTCGGATTACCCATCTATTGAAAAAGAAGATATCTTAGCTTGTCTTGAATATGCTTCGAATTTGGTAAAAGTTAAATCAATATATAAAGCTTCTGCATGA
- a CDS encoding DUF5615 family PIN-like protein has translation MKFFIDAQLPFSLIHLFKEKNFEVFHTEHLPLGNKTSDSDIISYCDSNDLILITKDSDFLDSYLIRKKPRKLLVVTTGNIKNRELFSLFQQFLSKIAEEFDDSDWLELSNKGLIVHQD, from the coding sequence ATGAAGTTCTTTATTGATGCTCAACTTCCTTTTAGCTTAATTCATTTATTCAAAGAAAAGAATTTTGAAGTCTTTCATACTGAGCATCTCCCGTTAGGAAATAAAACTTCCGATTCTGATATCATTTCATATTGTGATTCGAATGATTTAATTTTAATCACAAAAGATTCAGATTTCTTAGACTCTTATCTTATAAGAAAGAAGCCGCGCAAGTTATTAGTAGTAACTACTGGGAATATAAAAAATAGAGAACTGTTTTCACTATTTCAGCAATTTTTATCGAAAATTGCGGAAGAGTTTGATGATAGCGATTGGTTGGAATTATCAAACAAAGGCTTAATAGTTCATCAGGATTAG
- a CDS encoding CopG family transcriptional regulator: MKTAVSIPDDLFKTAEKTAKRLGIPRSQLFAKALEEFIQLHSKESVTERLNKIYTNRKDSSKDSINNLSVESLRKSLKNDSW; this comes from the coding sequence ATGAAGACTGCTGTCTCAATTCCTGATGATTTATTTAAAACAGCGGAAAAAACCGCCAAAAGGCTGGGGATTCCTCGAAGCCAACTTTTTGCAAAGGCATTAGAAGAGTTTATTCAATTACATAGTAAAGAATCAGTGACCGAAAGATTAAATAAAATTTATACAAATAGAAAAGATAGCTCGAAAGACAGTATCAATAATCTATCTGTTGAATCACTGCGCAAGAGTTTAAAGAATGATTCGTGGTGA